Genomic window (Cyanobacteria bacterium GSL.Bin1):
AAATCAAGACTCCAACAACGACACCAGCACCAAAACAAAGAAAATATGCCATGGCTATCCCCAGGTAAATAATTTCCACAGTACAACCTCTTATCGATTAGTTGCTATTAATCAAAGTGGGGATTAACCAGAGCGTTAACTACAAATTTTTTGCCAGTCTCCTTTCTTTGTTAGCCCTGTGCAGAAGCAAATGAAGAGAATGTGCTGATGTTAGTTCTTATCTTACCTTGAAGCTCATGGTTATTGGCTGATCATTCCAAATAGTAGAGAAGATGCGATCGCGCTTCTCTTTTATATTTTCTTTAGGAACACTCTCTAACGCCTTAAAGGGTGAGTTGATCAATTGTTTTCCGCAAAACCTGCCCTGATTGTTGTAATTGGTCCCGTTCTTGATCGGATAGGGGTAAATTAACAATTCGGCTGACTCCCTGAGCGTTAGTGACGGCAGGTAAACTCAAACAAACATCTTTAATGCCAACAAAATCTTCAATCAGGGTACTCACGGTTAAAATTCGATTTTGATTGCGTAAAATCGCTTGTACAATTTGAGTCACCCCTAAACCGATCGCGTAACTCGTTGCCCCTTTCCGTTGAATAATCTCGTAAGCGGCATTTTTAACTTCTTCAAAAACGTGAGCCAATTTGCCCGGAGGCATTTCTCCTTCCAGAATAGGCATCCCAGAGATATTCAGAGCACTCCAAACCGGAACTTCACTATCGCCATGTTCGCCAATAATGTAAGCATGGACGCTACGGGGATCAAGTTCAAATTTTTGGGCAAGAAGGGAACGAAAGCGAGCGGTATCTAAAACGGTTCCCGATCCTAAAACTTGCGATGGGGGTAAACCAGAGAATTTTTGCGAGACATAGGTCATCACATCCACAGGATTCGTCACAATCAGGATAATCGCCTGGGGCGCATAACGCACCAGATCGGGAATTAAACTCCGGAAAATTTCCACATTACGAGAGACCAAGTCAAGACGACTTTGTCCGGGTTTTTGTTTTGCCCCAGCCGTGATAATGATAATATCGGCATTGACTGCATTTTCAACCGTTCCCGCGTAAACCTGAGTGGGTTCGACAAAGGGTAAGCCATGCGTTAAGTCCATCACTTCCCCTTTCAGTTTTTCTTGATTGATATCAACAATCACCATTTCATCCAAGGTATTTTGGATGAGAAGCGAATAGGCACAAGCCATTCCGACTTGTCCTGCACCAATAATGACACCTTTTCGGGAGGGAACGCGCGAAAACTCGGTCTCGTTTCTTGGGAACTCGTAAAATAGTTGATTCATGATGATGCCTCCCGTGGGTTGTGATTCTTTTATCGTTAACCCCCCTCTGTGTGTTGAGGGGGGAGAGAGATTAGTAATGATTGCCGACTTTCCGGTGGTGAACGGCAGTTAAAGATTCCGGTTTCGAGACGCGCCCTTGGGTAATTTTGTTGTAAACAATCCAATGATCGCTGCATTCCATCCGGCTGACAACTTCGCATTCCAGGTAAGCCAAGGCATCAGTGAGAATGGGCGATCCATTGTTAGCGGGTTGGGTATTGACTCCTTCAAAGCGGTCCGCACCCGGCTTAAATCGCTTCAGGAAGTGTCGCATTAAATGTTGATAGTTCCCTTCTTCTAAGATGTTGAGGACAAACTGGTCACCCACCTGCATTAAGGCTTCGATCGCGCGGTCTTTTGCCACCGCAATACTAATTCCTGGGGGATCAAAACTGGCTTGGGCAACCCAAGAGGCTAACATGGCACTTTTGAGGTCGCCTTTTTTGGCGGTAATAATATAGAGTCCCCCACTTAAGCGTCCCATGGCTTTATCTAAATCCCCATCGAGGGACTTCATTTGTTTCACGGTTTTCTCCCGCTGTAGCCATTGTCCGAGGTCGGTTCCCGCTTCTTCACAGAGTTTGTAAGTCCCTTCGCCAGGAGTATCGGTAATCCGAATCGCCGGGAAGACTTCTTTTAAGCCTAAATCAGAGAAACGGGTTTTAATCGGATCAATCGGTTCATCATCTTCGCCATAGGATTCAAACACCCCCATGGCTTGTTTGGAAGAGACAGAGGCGAGAATCGTTCCTAAGGTTGCACTGGCTTCTTTGGCTTTTTCCCCACTGGCGGGGGGCATTCCGACCACTACTGCACTGGATCGTTCCACCAGTTCTCGCACTTCTTGTTGATCCGCTGCCAACAAGTCCATCATTTCCACATTGATGCCAGTTTTGGTAATGCCATAAGCAATGGCTTGGGAGGCGCGATCGCTGTAACCGTAATCAGAAACATAGAAGAGGGCAACCGTCTTTTCTGCCTTCGCTTTGTTCTCACTCCAGGTGCGATAGCGATCAATTAATTCTTCGACGTTGTAACGTAAAATTGGGCCATGACCATTGGCAACCATTGCTACGTCACCGAGTTTCCCCATTCGTTTTAACGCCGATAGCACAGAACGCGCATTCGGTCCCATCAAACAGTCATAATAAAATCGATAATCAGGGGCAATTGCTTCTAGATCAGTATCCAGCAAATCATCACTGCAATAGTGCATACCAAACACATCGCAAGTAAACAAAATGCCGGTTTCCCAATCGTAAGTCAACATGGTATCGGGCCAATGTAAGTTGGGGGCATTCACAAACTCTAACTGATGACCCTTGCCGAGATCCAGTTGTTCACCCGTTTTCACCACTTGCCGTTCAAAAGGCTGATGCACAAACCCTTCTAAAAACTGAATTGCGACTTTACTCCCCACAACAACGGCTTGGGGGGCGATTTCCAACACATCTTTAACTAAGCCACTGTGGTCGGGTTCGGTATGACTAATGACAAGATAATCAATTTCTGTCGGATCAATTAAAGCTTTGAGTTGGGATAAATATTGATCGCGGAACTTTTCATGGGAGGTATCGACTAAAGCGGTTTTCTCTCCTCGAATCAAAAAAGAATTATAAGTGGTTCCATTTTGTAAACCAAATTCAATATCAAAGCGATCGCGGTCCCAATCTAGGCAACGAATTGCCGTGGTATCCGAAGTCAGATCGGCCGTTTGAATCGTTAAACGCTTTTGTTGTACGGGTGTTGCAACCATAATGGTCCCTCCCTCAATTTATATTAATTTTTGTGTATATCTTCAGTATCTCATACTCTTTTCTGAATCTTGACATCCTCATCCCACTGAGCCTTCAGTGATAGCCGGAGTTCTCTCGTAACATTTAAGATAAATTAAAAGGTTTAGCATTTATTCTCTGCCTAAAGTAACAAAAGAGGGTTAATTCTGTTGCATAATTTCCAGATAAATATGTTCTAAACGAACTGGTTGTCGCGTGAGAGAGTCTAGAGGAACCCCGGTAAAGGAATCAACAATTGTTTGGAAGTCTTGTAACTGTGGCAGCCAAAAGGCTAACTCATTGCCATAGCGACGTGGGGTATAACCGAGTTCTTTTCCACGTTCAATTGCTTTTTCTTCTGCTGGGGTTTGAATCGTAATAATTTCTGCTGCTGGAATGACATTTTTTAGATTGTCTAACGTTCCTTCTGCAATAATTGCTCCAGATTTGATAATACCAATTCGTTGACACAGTTTTTCTGCTTCATCTAAAAGATGAGTGGTTAAGAGAATCGTCATTCCCGAGTCTCGTAAATTGTTAATTAAGGCCCAAATTTCATAACGCGTTTCGATGTCTAAGCCAGTGGTTGGTTCATCTAAAATGACTAGTTGCGGTTGATGAATTAAAGCAACCGCAATATTAAGGCGGCGTTGCATTCCGCCGCTAAGATTAGCAACAACACTGGTGGCACGATCGCGTAATTGAATGGCTTCTAAACACCACTCAATTCTAGCTTTTCTTTTTTTGCGATTTAAGCCATATAATTGACCGTAAAAATTGAGATTTTCTTGGCAAGAAAGACTTTTATACAGTAAATTCTCTTGCGGTGCAATCCCAATTAAGCCTTTGGTTTGTTCGGTAATCGGTTGTTGATTAAATTCAATCGTGCCGCGATCGCGCAATAATAAATTACACAAAATATTAATCGTGGTCGTCTTCCCCGCACCATTCGGACCTAATAATCCATAAACTTCTTCTGGATATGCCGTTAACGAGAGATTTCGCAACACCTCTCGCGATCCATACGCCTTACCTAACCCCTCAATTTTGAGCACAAATTACAGTCTCCTTTCTCGTCGTAGCATTCCCTGATAAGACAGCCAACCGCCGCCCATCATCAACGGTGTAAACACCACCAGAAAGCCTAAATGAGATTGTAAATCACTGAGGGATTCCTCTTGTGCCCAAAGCCCTAACAACGCTTCATTCATGTGATAAATGGGATTAAACGCTGCAATATTAAGCAAATTTTCAGGAAATAGAGAAGCAGGGAGAAATGTTCCCCCTAAAATGAGTAAAGGAACCCCAAATGCAGCAACCAGTGCATTAACATCTTCGGTTCGACGAGCTAACTGAGTCCCTAAAATGAAACCGAGACCGACATAAGCAGATATACTCATTAAAATAACCAATAAACCGGATAATAAATGCTGTTCAATGCGGACGCCGAGAAATGCACCAACACAATAAACCAATAGCCCTTGACCAATACCAATACAAGCATGGGCAAGAAAAATTCCCAGGAAATAGGAGAAGCCACTTAACGGCGAAAGGAAGAGACGTTTCAAAGTATGTTGTTCTCTCTCCGCCACCACTGTCGCCACGCTTCCCCCCAAGCAGCTAAAAAAAAGGGCTGCCCCCACTAGGGTTACAGGCGCAGCATTCGTAAACGCTTCTGCGGTGGATAAATTAGCGCGTTCTGCCAAAATTACGCCATTGAGAAGCAAAATTGTAATTGGGAAGATGCCCCAAAAAATTAAGCTGCGTCGTCGTCGTCCCAATTCTAATAAAATGCGCTGGGCCACTGCTATCGTCTCGCGCCAATATTTCATTGTGTGAGGAATTATCGCTTCTGTCTTTTATGGATCAACGTCAATCATCTAACTTTCCTTTGCTTTCGTCAATTTCTCGTCGCAGACTACTACAACTGTTAGGAGTGGGAACTGTAACGAGTGTTTTGGGTTACTCGCGTTTAGTGAAACCCCAACCCGCGATCGCGCAAACCCGTGATCTTGCCCTACCCACTCACCTACAAAATCAAAAAAGTGTCGTTGTTGTCGGGGCTGGTTTAGCTGGTTTAGCCTGTGCTTATGAACTGAGTCAGCGCGGGTTTCAAGTGACGCTGTTAGAAAAATCTCCCCAACTCGGCGGAAAAATTGCCAGTTGGGACATTCAAGTGGGAGAAGAAACCTTCCGCATGGAACATGGTTTTCACGGCTTCTTCCCGCAATATTACAACTTTAATCGTCTGCTTGAAGAACTCAACTCCAAGAATAATTTGCATTCCCTTGAGTTTTATTCTGTTGTCTTCCGCGATGGGGAATATAACCCCGAAGTGTTCCGTCCTAATCATTCTGCGTTTCCTTGGAATATCGTTGATCTAGCGATCTCTTCCGCTAACCGTCTCCGCTGGGGAATCGATCTCACGGATCGAAAACATTGGGAAGTCTTCCGAGAAATTGGGGGATTTCATATTCCCGATACTTTTAAACGCTTAGATAATATTGCTGTTTCCGAGTGGGTGGAAGGCAGTTTTCCCCGTGGCTTATATGATTTATATTTCCTTCCCTTTGCCAAATCCAGTCTTAATGCACCGGATAAACTCAGTGTCGGGGAACTGATGCAATTTTTCCACTTCTACTTCTTTGGCAATCCCGAAGGATTGGCGTTTAATGGCACGAATGATGATATGGGAACGAGTATTGTTACTCCCATTGCCAAGGCAATACAAAACCAAGGAGGAACCATCGTTACCGAAGCAGAAGTGACGAAAATTCAGTGTCAAGACGGAAAAATTACGTCTCTCAACTACCAGAAAGGAACAGCGCAACCGAAAGCCCCCTTCTGGGTCGAAAAAAATCCTCATCTTAGTGATGAAAGTATTAGCTACTATGGCGCAGGAGATAACGTCTATCTCCCCACAAAAGATGCAACCGAAGCCATCTCTCTTACCTGTACTCATCAGGGCTGTACAGTCAAACCCCAAGCCGATGGTCAATTTTTGTGTCCCTGTCATGGGTCCTTATTTGCAGCCGATGGTACAGTTCTCAGTGGTCCGGCTAAACAGGATTTACCCCGTTTACAAGTGGTGCAACAGAAAGATCGTGCAATTCAACTGGTTGGAACAAACCCCGATGACCAGAGCGAACACAACTTAGTTGCCGATTATTTTGTCTTTGCTACGGATGTTCCTGGAGTCAAACATTTATTCTCCCTTGCTGAAGGAGAGAGCAACCCCGAACAAACCGCAAAAATCAACGAACTAGCGGTTGCTGATCCCTTTGCAGTATCAAGATTCTGGTTTAATCAAGATTTTGATTGGGAACACAGTAACTTTGCCTCTCTCTCTGGCTATCATCTCACCGATAGCATTTGTTTGTATCATCGCATCCAAACCGAATACATTGCATGGAATGAAAAGACTGGGGGAAGTGTCGTCGAACTCCACGCATATTGCTATCCTGAAGCGGAATTTCCGGATCAAGTCACATTATTGAATACGTTCGAGGCGGAACTCTATGAAATTGTTCCTGAACTCGCAAATGCCACCATGTTGCATCGCGAACTCGTTAATCAAAAGAATTTCTCGGGTTATCCTCCCGGAAGCTACGCAAGCCGTCCAACAACGGAAACGGAAATCGCGAATCTATTTTTTGCCGGAGACTGGGTGAAAATGCCCTTTCCCTGTGGCTTAATGGAACGAGCGGTGAGTAGTGGTTTTTTAGCTGCCAACGCAATTTTAAATCAGCAAGGCTTACAACAGCGTCAGTTGTTATCGGTGAAACCAGAAGGCATTTTTACAATTTAGATCCGAAATAGTGTTTTTGTCACTCTTGTGTACTGCTTGTTATGGTCAATTCTAATTCTACCAGTCTGATGTAATAGAGGCATCGCCTTCTCTCCTTACGAATCGTGGCTGATCACCTGTCATCTGACATCGAGTGTAATACTATAGGTTTAAAATCAGTTATCATAAATCGATGATTGGTATGTCAATAATCACTATTTTCATGCTTTATAAGCCAAAGATTTGAAACGAGCAATCCAAGCCTGTGTTATTTCGATTAATTTTCAAAGGTCTGTTATTAACACTACTGGGGTTAGGGGGATGTCATCCAAAAATAACATCAATTGCGACATTAGATCAGCAAAAGGAAGCCAACTCACTGGTTTATGTGCAAGGAACTGTGCGCGATCGCGCCCCTTTAATCAAGCAGACCGCCTACCAACTTCAAGACCAAACGGGAAAAGTCTGGGTGATAACGACGAAACTGCCACCAGAAAGTGGTCAAACCATAACCATTCAAGCCAAAATAAAATCAAAATCAATTGTTCTCCAGCAGCAACAGTCTCAGGAACTTTATTTACAAGAAGTCCGACAGCTTCCGCAATCCTTAAAATAATCAGGGTTGGTTACTCTTTTCATCATAATTTAAGTTTCAATTGTAACTGTGTTGAGAACGCACTCGCTCTTGAGAAGATAATATGAATCAAATTCCCTGCCACCGCTTAAAACAGTACTTGCGCTCGCTAACTTTGGCTGGAACCATTATGAGTGTTTCTTGGTTGATGCCAAGTGTCACCGCACCCGCGTCAGCGACGCTGACCGAAAGTCCAAAAACCCTAGTTGATGAAGTTTGGCAAATTGTCAATCGCAATTACGTTGATCCGGACTTTAATCATGATGACTGGGAAGCGACCCGAGAGGAATTATTAGAACGGAATTACACCTCAAAGGAAGAAGCCTATCGGGCGATTCGTCAAGCACTCAACAAACTCAATGATCCCTACACTCGCTTCCTTGATCCCGAGGAATACGAATCTTTAACGACACAAACCTCAGGAGAATTATCAGGGGTCGGTTTACGCCTCGAAATTAATGAACAAAGTCAATCACTGACAGTGGTCGAACCCATTGCGAACTCTCCCGCTGCCGCTGCTGGAATTCAGGCTGGGGATGAAATCGTTGCCATTAACGGTCAGCCGACGTCGTTACTCAGCTTAGAACAGGCGTCGGAGTTAATTCGGGGTGAGTCGGGAACTGAAGTCAAATTACAACTCTCTCGGGCTGGCAAAGGCTTGTTTGCTTTAACCTTAACTCGTGCTCAAATTGAATTGCCTCGGGTCACTTATGAACTCCGAGACACGAATCAAACTCGCATTGGTTATATCAAAGTCACAGAGTTTAGTTCCCATGCTGCTGAACAAATGCGAGAAGCCATCCTGGATTTAAAAGAACAAAATGCCGAGGCTTATGTACTTGATTTACGGAACAATCCAGGGGGATTAC
Coding sequences:
- a CDS encoding ABC transporter permease, which gives rise to MKYWRETIAVAQRILLELGRRRRSLIFWGIFPITILLLNGVILAERANLSTAEAFTNAAPVTLVGAALFFSCLGGSVATVVAEREQHTLKRLFLSPLSGFSYFLGIFLAHACIGIGQGLLVYCVGAFLGVRIEQHLLSGLLVILMSISAYVGLGFILGTQLARRTEDVNALVAAFGVPLLILGGTFLPASLFPENLLNIAAFNPIYHMNEALLGLWAQEESLSDLQSHLGFLVVFTPLMMGGGWLSYQGMLRRERRL
- a CDS encoding MBL fold metallo-hydrolase, which gives rise to MVATPVQQKRLTIQTADLTSDTTAIRCLDWDRDRFDIEFGLQNGTTYNSFLIRGEKTALVDTSHEKFRDQYLSQLKALIDPTEIDYLVISHTEPDHSGLVKDVLEIAPQAVVVGSKVAIQFLEGFVHQPFERQVVKTGEQLDLGKGHQLEFVNAPNLHWPDTMLTYDWETGILFTCDVFGMHYCSDDLLDTDLEAIAPDYRFYYDCLMGPNARSVLSALKRMGKLGDVAMVANGHGPILRYNVEELIDRYRTWSENKAKAEKTVALFYVSDYGYSDRASQAIAYGITKTGINVEMMDLLAADQQEVRELVERSSAVVVGMPPASGEKAKEASATLGTILASVSSKQAMGVFESYGEDDEPIDPIKTRFSDLGLKEVFPAIRITDTPGEGTYKLCEEAGTDLGQWLQREKTVKQMKSLDGDLDKAMGRLSGGLYIITAKKGDLKSAMLASWVAQASFDPPGISIAVAKDRAIEALMQVGDQFVLNILEEGNYQHLMRHFLKRFKPGADRFEGVNTQPANNGSPILTDALAYLECEVVSRMECSDHWIVYNKITQGRVSKPESLTAVHHRKVGNHY
- a CDS encoding L-lactate dehydrogenase, which encodes MNQLFYEFPRNETEFSRVPSRKGVIIGAGQVGMACAYSLLIQNTLDEMVIVDINQEKLKGEVMDLTHGLPFVEPTQVYAGTVENAVNADIIIITAGAKQKPGQSRLDLVSRNVEIFRSLIPDLVRYAPQAIILIVTNPVDVMTYVSQKFSGLPPSQVLGSGTVLDTARFRSLLAQKFELDPRSVHAYIIGEHGDSEVPVWSALNISGMPILEGEMPPGKLAHVFEEVKNAAYEIIQRKGATSYAIGLGVTQIVQAILRNQNRILTVSTLIEDFVGIKDVCLSLPAVTNAQGVSRIVNLPLSDQERDQLQQSGQVLRKTIDQLTL
- a CDS encoding FAD-dependent oxidoreductase, encoding MDQRQSSNFPLLSSISRRRLLQLLGVGTVTSVLGYSRLVKPQPAIAQTRDLALPTHLQNQKSVVVVGAGLAGLACAYELSQRGFQVTLLEKSPQLGGKIASWDIQVGEETFRMEHGFHGFFPQYYNFNRLLEELNSKNNLHSLEFYSVVFRDGEYNPEVFRPNHSAFPWNIVDLAISSANRLRWGIDLTDRKHWEVFREIGGFHIPDTFKRLDNIAVSEWVEGSFPRGLYDLYFLPFAKSSLNAPDKLSVGELMQFFHFYFFGNPEGLAFNGTNDDMGTSIVTPIAKAIQNQGGTIVTEAEVTKIQCQDGKITSLNYQKGTAQPKAPFWVEKNPHLSDESISYYGAGDNVYLPTKDATEAISLTCTHQGCTVKPQADGQFLCPCHGSLFAADGTVLSGPAKQDLPRLQVVQQKDRAIQLVGTNPDDQSEHNLVADYFVFATDVPGVKHLFSLAEGESNPEQTAKINELAVADPFAVSRFWFNQDFDWEHSNFASLSGYHLTDSICLYHRIQTEYIAWNEKTGGSVVELHAYCYPEAEFPDQVTLLNTFEAELYEIVPELANATMLHRELVNQKNFSGYPPGSYASRPTTETEIANLFFAGDWVKMPFPCGLMERAVSSGFLAANAILNQQGLQQRQLLSVKPEGIFTI
- a CDS encoding PDZ domain-containing protein; this encodes MNQIPCHRLKQYLRSLTLAGTIMSVSWLMPSVTAPASATLTESPKTLVDEVWQIVNRNYVDPDFNHDDWEATREELLERNYTSKEEAYRAIRQALNKLNDPYTRFLDPEEYESLTTQTSGELSGVGLRLEINEQSQSLTVVEPIANSPAAAAGIQAGDEIVAINGQPTSLLSLEQASELIRGESGTEVKLQLSRAGKGLFALTLTRAQIELPRVTYELRDTNQTRIGYIKVTEFSSHAAEQMREAILDLKEQNAEAYVLDLRNNPGGLLYASIEMARMWLEQGAIVSTVDRGGGDRDFQANSTQLTDRPLAVLVNGNSASASEILAGALKDNKRAVIVGSKTYGKGTVQSVSALSDGSGLAVTVARYYPPSGTDINQTGIQPDIKTALNRSDQLRLSANPELQGTQQDPQYVSAIAALNQRLGKVTMEATSFN
- a CDS encoding ATP-binding cassette domain-containing protein — translated: MLKIEGLGKAYGSREVLRNLSLTAYPEEVYGLLGPNGAGKTTTINILCNLLLRDRGTIEFNQQPITEQTKGLIGIAPQENLLYKSLSCQENLNFYGQLYGLNRKKRKARIEWCLEAIQLRDRATSVVANLSGGMQRRLNIAVALIHQPQLVILDEPTTGLDIETRYEIWALINNLRDSGMTILLTTHLLDEAEKLCQRIGIIKSGAIIAEGTLDNLKNVIPAAEIITIQTPAEEKAIERGKELGYTPRRYGNELAFWLPQLQDFQTIVDSFTGVPLDSLTRQPVRLEHIYLEIMQQN
- a CDS encoding DNA-binding protein, translating into MLLTLLGLGGCHPKITSIATLDQQKEANSLVYVQGTVRDRAPLIKQTAYQLQDQTGKVWVITTKLPPESGQTITIQAKIKSKSIVLQQQQSQELYLQEVRQLPQSLK